A DNA window from Choloepus didactylus isolate mChoDid1 chromosome 9, mChoDid1.pri, whole genome shotgun sequence contains the following coding sequences:
- the C9H2orf72 gene encoding uncharacterized protein C2orf72 homolog: MERELEALEALAARPARPAEPPFQALVEAAGGRGQVLLVGELWEREPSRALLRDFARAVFPPEPAGGKLGGEAAEGAGPQAQKAPGPPAGPRTIRSPLVFVLCRASSLAAREPRRRLREMLRDVRGRRRAGAALVGVLVAEAGPEDAAAPGLRLLEALLRAVFGRQAGGPVQAAAYCPGRPASSLAVQAAACRALQAAGPGRPAEGSWERPRFQGLLGCFSWGPRSQRKGQADISSCGPAQDVSQAPEEELALTAMFPNGDCEDTGRGARACDGVVHIPTEPPGNSR; the protein is encoded by the exons ATGGAGCGCGAGCTGGAGGCGCTGGAGGCGCTGGCGGCCCGGCCCGCGCGCCCGGCGGAGCCGCCCTTCCAGGCGCTGGTGGAGGCGGCGGGCGGCCGCGGGCAGGTGCTGCTGGTGGGCGAGCTGTGGGAGCGCGAGCCGAGCCGCGCGCTGCTGCGGGACTTCGCCCGGGCCGTGTTCCCGCCTGAGCCCGCCGGGGGCAAGCTGGGCGGAGAGGCGGCCGAGGGCGCGGGGCCACAGGCGCAGAAGGCGCCGGGGCCGCCGGCGGGGCCGCGCACCATCCGCTCGCCGCTCGTCTTCGTGCTGTGCCGCGCGTCGTCGCTGGCCGCCCGGGAGCCGCGCCGCCGCCTGCGGGAGATGCTGCGGGACGTGCGCGGCCGCCGGCGGGCCGGCGCGGCGCTGGTCGGGGTTCTGGTGGCCGAGGCCGGGCCGGAGGACGCGGCGGCGCCCGGGCTGCGGCTGCTGGAGGCGCTGCTGCGCGCCGTGTTCGGCCGCCAGGCGGGGGGCCCCGTGCAGGCGGCCGCCTACTGCCCCGGCCGCCCAGCCTCCAGCCTGGCCGTCCAGGCAGCCGCCTGCAGGGCCCTGCAAGCCGCCGGGCCCGGGCGACCAG CCGAGGGAAGCTGGGAGAGACCGCGCTTCCAGGGGCTGCTGGGGTGCTTTTCCTGGGGTCCCAGGAGCCAGAGGAAGGGCCAGGCTGACATCTCCTCCTGTGGCCCAGCTCAGG ATGTCTCCCAGGCCCCCGAGGAGGAGCTGGCACTGACAGCTATGTTTCCCAATGGAGACTGTGAGGATACCGGAAGAGGGGCGAGAGCTTGTGATGGGGTCGTCCACATTCCCACTGAGCCCCCTGGAAACTCAAGATGA